The following is a genomic window from Rutidosis leptorrhynchoides isolate AG116_Rl617_1_P2 chromosome 8, CSIRO_AGI_Rlap_v1, whole genome shotgun sequence.
CTACACTCTCGATCAGGTATGGTAAGAAAAGTCATCTCTCTACTCGTAAAGAAAGAGATTGATTCCTAGTGAACTTCCCACAAATATATCATATATTATGAAAGCAACACTTAAATAAAATGAAATCAATGAGCTAAACACGGTGTTTCTCTTTTTCAAAAAGGCGAATTTATAATTTAAAACAAAGTGAACAAATGGCAAGAATCACAATCATAGAGAATCTACAACCAAAGTGGGGGAAAAAGTTCTATTTTTAGCATCATGTCATCAAGACGGATTGCCGATTCGCTTATTGTTTTTCTTCTTGTGATACTTTTTTTTTAAGAAAGAATATGTGAAGAATCAAGAATATATAAAGGAAAAAAGAACGCACCTAGATGCACCAATTACTCCGTCGATGATGACGTGCGCGATGTGGATTCCGAGTGGATTAAATTCTTTAGCCAAACATTGGGATAATCCTCTTAATGCAAACTTGCCACAAcctaacataaaaatacaaaaattaacaAGTAAGCAAGTAAACTAATTTTCAATTTATGTTGTTAGGATGTTGCACTTGCTGCACATGTAAAGAAAAATTCATTACAGTACATAATTCAGATAATCCGGCACTGCCTGATAAAGAAACCGCGCATCCGGTGAATAAAATGGTCCCTCTTCCTCTTACTACCATTCCAGGCAATACCTAATACAGAAGAGTGGTTACAAACATAATATTAGCTTATCTTTTTGGGTCTAAACCACATAGCCTATTTGGATGGGGCAACTAGCCCTCACTTAGTCCTCAATCCTTAGACCTGACTCGTGTCATTTTGAGACATTTCTGAGGACAATAATTTCTATAGGGGAGTAGTACATTTAGTTGTATCGTATGTACCAtacaataattaaattaatatactaAGTTTCAATTTTCCTGGGGAAGTATGTCATGACTGAGAGTGTTTAGTTCTGGTTAGTTCTGATGAAAAAGTACTGATATGACGCTTATGTGGCAATTAATGCCGGAGAGGAAGTATGCCATGATTAGGAGTGACGTAAGCGGAGTGAACAAAACGAGTTGAGCTCCACTAAGCTCATACTCGGCTCCTTTACAATTCAAAGAGTTTGAGTTAAGCTCGAGCTCAAACTTAATTTATTTCGAACAAAAAATATTAAGCTTGATCTTTGCACGAGAGTCGAGACGACTCGTTTATATTTATAGAAGgttttaatatatagttatattgtatattatattattataaaaatataaatgatgTATAAATTTGAAAGGCTCGTTAAATCTCTCGAGATTGTTCGAGTTTAAGCTGGAGCTTAGGCTCATTTACTAAAATATCTTTAAAATATGTTCAAGCTtgagctcgagctcgtttaggaTTGACTCGAATCGAGCTCTCAACGAATCAAGCTCGAATAACTAGCTAATTCGCACCCCTACTTATTTATGTGTGAATGATTGTGAACGAGAATATAATTATGTTTAGATTGATTATCAGTGACGAGGGTATCTTAGATTAAGTGGGGTCTTTTGACCCCATTAAATATTTCTTATATACAATGAAATAAAATTAAAATTGTGTAGGTTACTACTAAATTTATAGATATGgctttatatattattaaaattagtgatttttatgGAAGTAAATAACCATtatttagaagaaaaaaaattacAAAGTATAATTCAAATTGTATAGGATCCAAATATTCAATTGAGTATTGATTTTAGAATCGTCACTGTTGattattaaactttaatttaaattAGTAGACTTGTAATACAATGACATTTTTGGTTAAAATAGTAGTAATACTATTGAGATGTTAATAACCTTTTTGCCAACATATCGTTAGAATGTCTCGTGTTTGTTATTGTTTACTTTGTTATGTTCTAGGTACAAGCTTTAATGCACTTTATAAGTTACCATCCACAGCCGGAGGATATCATTTATTTTGATTTTTTGGATCTTCATAATTTTTTGGATCTTTTCATAATTTTCATAATTTCTCGTTAACATTCATTAGTGTTTCTACATACATAGCACCATGACAATTAATATTGACATTTTAGTGGCAGTTAGTGTATGTATCACCTTAATTAACAACACTTAAGACTAACACTTAAAACTATCGTCAGAAAAAACCAAATAATAAAAGTGAATTTCTGAGGGTGTATAGATACCTGTTGAGCACAGTGAAAAGCACCAACAGAAGATACGGCTAGTGATTTTTGAAACGAATCGAGACGAATATCGGAGAAATTAGAGGGACCGCCATGGTGCCATGGGATAGGTTGATAAGCGTTGTATACCAAAACCTCCACAAAACCTAACGACAATACACCTTCGAATGCTTCTCTCACGCTTTGTGTATCGGAACAATCTATTCGAATTGCGTACACTTGTGCTTTCTCTTCCCGCGCTATTTCATCGGCAAATCTAGACAATCTCCCTACAAATTATTTCGATtcgatcaatcaacacaaaatatattTCTTACAAGGGACGGagcgaatatatatttatattatatatttataaaaataaaaatatacctaAGTCTCTGGCGAGGATAGCGACAGTGTAACCTTCGTGAGCGAACTTGCGAGCGACGGAACGACCGAGATTGGGACCCACGCCAACAATGGCGGCGATGCCTCTTGTAGAGTTGGAGGAGCTTGTCACGTTACGCATCATTTCTTATACCAAATTCAGAAGATGGTGTTAAACTTAGTGAGTGATGGCCATGGATATTTATAGATTTGATTTTAGGAGGGTATTTTGGGACTAATACTTTTTGAGGGTAATTATAAATTCATCACACATTTTTTTTCttattatatactccgtattacaT
Proteins encoded in this region:
- the LOC139861345 gene encoding uncharacterized protein: MMRNVTSSSNSTRGIAAIVGVGPNLGRSVARKFAHEGYTVAILARDLGRLSRFADEIAREEKAQVYAIRIDCSDTQSVREAFEGVLSLGFVEVLVYNAYQPIPWHHGGPSNFSDIRLDSFQKSLAVSSVGAFHCAQQVLPGMVVRGRGTILFTGCAVSLSGSAGLSELCCGKFALRGLSQCLAKEFNPLGIHIAHVIIDGVIGASRVVTVSQRLLLGEHQSVGGDGSMDPDSVAQTYWYLHIQPRAAWTQEIDVRPPNPRFF